One segment of Gilliamella sp. ESL0441 DNA contains the following:
- a CDS encoding HD domain-containing protein → MLDQQKIINNVQTFVKQKLADDFSGHDMAHIERVVKLAQQILKHEPTANHFIVILSAYLHDVIDEKVVSDVNHAINELHDFLIQQTISQNEIEQIFDIIENMSYRKNLTQKKALSLEGQIVQDADRLDAIGAIGIARTFYYGGNKHNIMYDPTILPRTLLNEENYKQPNTVINHFYEKLFLLKDRMNTQVAKKIALKRHAILVEFVKQFEKEWGSDEEEVIL, encoded by the coding sequence ATGTTAGATCAACAAAAAATTATCAATAATGTTCAAACTTTTGTTAAACAAAAACTTGCTGACGATTTTTCTGGTCATGATATGGCGCATATTGAAAGAGTGGTTAAATTGGCACAACAAATTTTAAAACATGAACCAACAGCCAATCATTTTATCGTGATTTTGAGTGCTTATCTTCATGATGTTATCGATGAAAAAGTGGTATCAGATGTGAATCACGCCATTAATGAGTTACACGATTTTTTGATTCAACAAACTATCAGCCAAAACGAAATAGAACAAATTTTTGACATTATTGAAAATATGTCATATCGAAAAAATCTTACTCAAAAAAAGGCGTTATCGTTAGAGGGACAAATTGTGCAAGATGCAGATCGATTGGATGCCATTGGTGCTATTGGTATCGCTCGGACTTTTTATTACGGAGGGAACAAGCACAATATTATGTATGATCCCACTATATTACCCAGAACATTATTAAATGAAGAAAACTATAAACAACCTAATACAGTGATAAACCATTTTTATGAAAAACTTTTTTTACTCAAAGATAGGATGAATACACAAGTTGCTAAAAAAATCGCATTAAAGCGTCACGCTATATTGGTTGAGTTTGTGAAGCAATTCGAAAAAGAGTGGGGTAGTGATGAAGAAGAGGTAATACTCTAA